A window of Microcystis aeruginosa FD4 contains these coding sequences:
- a CDS encoding tryptophanase: protein MSLTSRMQILELAGHNLDIVPREHIELDLQTDSLIHQKSSILGRDSKLSQQNSADRLSPEQIFSQYFGFPYVMAVSQGRLAETILSQAIIRNGHYIPSSSLFPTTRIHQERHGGTSVEVMCPESLDIRNSYPFKGNIDLNALEQIIETYHPNWIPYICIEPCNNAVGGHPMSLENMRAVAELARHYQIPVYLDSCRIIDNALMIQEREEGYQNTPIDEIIRQFCSYADGCTMSATKDFPTSIGGFLAVRDTELFYRCLDNLVLFGSGLSHDAQELLSYAIIDMDRVTYLVRRRINLVKKLHEALRNHQNLVQPVGGHGVFLEINAQCLELPDTHHPAQAFLYQLFKDYGIRGSLNSSSLTQIANKLCLVRFAVPILGLEEEAINQVADGISSLLTAKKKIQGLKIVEKGSGLTGFLRSQYRPMDLVTSN from the coding sequence ATGAGTCTTACTTCTCGAATGCAAATTTTGGAACTTGCTGGACATAATCTAGATATTGTTCCTAGAGAACATATTGAGCTTGATCTACAGACTGATAGTCTTATTCACCAAAAGAGTTCTATACTAGGCCGAGACTCTAAATTGAGTCAACAAAACTCTGCCGATAGACTGAGTCCTGAGCAAATATTTAGCCAATATTTTGGATTCCCCTATGTTATGGCTGTTTCTCAGGGTCGCTTAGCTGAAACCATTTTAAGTCAGGCGATAATACGCAATGGTCATTATATCCCCAGTAGTTCTTTGTTTCCGACTACAAGGATTCATCAAGAACGTCATGGTGGGACATCTGTGGAAGTAATGTGTCCTGAGTCTTTAGACATAAGGAACTCATATCCTTTCAAAGGAAATATAGATCTCAACGCCCTTGAACAGATCATTGAAACTTATCATCCGAATTGGATTCCTTATATTTGCATCGAGCCTTGTAACAATGCCGTAGGTGGACATCCGATGTCTCTAGAAAATATGCGCGCTGTTGCTGAGTTAGCTCGTCATTATCAGATTCCTGTCTATTTGGATAGCTGTAGAATTATCGATAATGCTCTGATGATTCAGGAGCGAGAAGAGGGATATCAAAATACTCCCATTGATGAGATTATCCGCCAATTCTGCTCCTATGCAGACGGGTGTACCATGAGTGCCACTAAGGATTTTCCTACCTCAATCGGCGGCTTTCTAGCTGTACGAGATACTGAACTATTTTATCGTTGTCTGGATAACTTAGTGCTGTTCGGAAGCGGTTTGAGTCATGATGCTCAAGAATTACTATCGTATGCCATAATTGACATGGATAGGGTAACTTATTTGGTTCGCCGACGAATCAATCTTGTCAAAAAACTGCACGAAGCTCTCAGAAACCACCAGAATTTAGTTCAACCAGTGGGAGGACATGGAGTCTTTCTGGAGATCAATGCTCAGTGTTTGGAGCTTCCTGATACTCATCACCCAGCCCAAGCTTTTCTTTATCAACTGTTTAAAGATTATGGAATTCGCGGCTCTCTCAATTCTAGCTCTCTAACTCAGATAGCGAATAAGCTTTGCTTGGTTCGTTTTGCTGTGCCCATTTTAGGATTAGAAGAGGAGGCAATCAACCAAGTTGCTGATGGTATTTCTAGTCTTTTAACAGCTAAAAAGAAAATTCAAGGGCTAAAGATTGTGGAAAAGGGATCGGGTTTGACGGGATTTTTGAGATCCCAGTATCGTCCGATGGATTTAGTAACCAGTAATTAG